One Pseudomonas sp. MM213 genomic window, GCGATTGGCGAGGTGCGCAGCCTCTCCCACGACCTGCGCTCATCCTTGCTCGACACCCTGGGGCTGTCGGCGGCCATCGGTCAACTTGCCGAGGAATTCGAGCAACGCAGCGGCCTCACAGTGACCTATAACGACAACGAATTCGACTGCCATCTGGTCGATGGCGCGGCGGTTTCGTTGTTTCGCATTGTGCAGGAAGGCCTGACCAACATTGAACGCCATGCACAGGCAAAAAACGTTTCCATCAACCTGCACGGTTCTGAAGAATCCATCCGGCTGACGGTGATCGATGACGGTATCGGCTTCAACGTCGCCCAGGTCGAACGTGGCCATGCCGGCATCGGCCTGCGTAATATCCGTGAACGTGTCGAGCACTTTGGCGGCCGGTTCGAGCTGATCTCGGTACCGGGAAGAAGTGAGCTGGACGTGCTGCTGCCCATGAAAATGCCCGGCACAAAACGCTGATCAGACAATAAGAGTGAATGCCCGTGATTAACCTGCCCTCCCCGATCCGCGTCGCCCTGGTCGACGATCACTCCCTGGTTCGCGACGGGATCAAGGCGCTGCTGTCCGTCATGGCCCCGCTGGAAGTGGTGGGTGAAGCCGAGAATGGCGCGGACGCCATCGAGATGGTCGGACGCTGCCAGCCTGACCTGTTGCTGGTCGACATCAGCCTCAAGGACATGAACGGACTGGAGCTGACCCGGTTGCTGCGCAGCCAGTACCCGTCGCTCAAAGTGCTGGTGCTGAGCATGTACGACAATTATGAATACGTGAGCGAGTCCGTGCGTTCGGGTGCCAGCGGTTATGTGCTGAAGAACGCGCCATCACGGGAAATCATCGCCGCCATCGAAGCCATTGCCAGCGGCGGCACGTTCTACAGCGCGGAAATTGCCCAGCGGCTCATTGCTGATAAAAGTACCGACAACGAGCTGACGCCGCGTGAAAGCCAGGTGTTGTACAAAATGGCCCAGGGGATGAACAACAAGGAAATGGCCCGCGACCTCGACATCAGCGTGCGCACGGTTGAAACCCATCGCCTGAGCATCCGCCGCAAACTCAACATCGACAAACCGGCGGCGCTGGTCAAATACGCCATCGACCACGGGATCATTTCCCCATAAGCCTGCCGAACACTACCCCCTGTAGGAGCCGGCTTGCTGGCGATGGCGGTGGGTCAGCCAACCTGTTTTTTGCTGACCCTCCGCTATCGCCAGCAAGCCGGCTCCTACAGGATGGGTGTCGTTGTCGATTTTTTACTTGAGCCCACCGGAGACACCCGTGCCACCGTTGACCACCCGCGAGATTTACCAGCTATTGCGCGACGCCGCCCTGGAGGTTCGTCCCCTGCGGCTGATAGGCGAACCTTCCGCATCCGGCCTGGTGCAAGTCGACATCGAGGGTTGGCAACTGACCCTCGACGTCGACGACAACCACTTGCGCCGCTGCCAACGCTGCCTGAGCCCGGACGGCCGCGAGGGCCTGTTCGACAATTGGCAACGTTACGGCACCGACCCGGTCAGTCTGCTCAGCACCTGGGAACTGGCGCAGATAGAACGCCTGCTGACCGAGTTCAAAAACGCGGTTTGACCGCTTTCCAGTCCGGCTTGT contains:
- a CDS encoding response regulator; this translates as MNLPSPIRVALVDDHSLVRDGIKALLSVMAPLEVVGEAENGADAIEMVGRCQPDLLLVDISLKDMNGLELTRLLRSQYPSLKVLVLSMYDNYEYVSESVRSGASGYVLKNAPSREIIAAIEAIASGGTFYSAEIAQRLIADKSTDNELTPRESQVLYKMAQGMNNKEMARDLDISVRTVETHRLSIRRKLNIDKPAALVKYAIDHGIISP
- a CDS encoding DUF7693 family protein, whose product is MPPLTTREIYQLLRDAALEVRPLRLIGEPSASGLVQVDIEGWQLTLDVDDNHLRRCQRCLSPDGREGLFDNWQRYGTDPVSLLSTWELAQIERLLTEFKNAV